In a genomic window of Capsicum annuum cultivar UCD-10X-F1 unplaced genomic scaffold, UCD10Xv1.1 ctg4635, whole genome shotgun sequence:
- the LOC124892348 gene encoding uncharacterized protein LOC124892348, translated as MALPLANYFSITDSRNNVEKIKVKAKEVLNLTGEECIMVKFDIYNEPFGEARRLLSVENKLNMWNEVDDPLKSKVQIMDKVSDGIPPDQWISFIEYNFKESTKKMRQRNRENRKKQTIPHTGGSKANATRRAEMMAETLQWPGQVQMYIATHKNQDGAYVNEAAKEICEKIESALSQSTTDESQVSPNDTVGKGLGQKHFGRVRCLGLGVFPSRVFQQVRPRFGGTSASSSGGSCLFQCRENYNQIMNSHNQILSALKEYMIMKEGMIPEQFVGLFDSPSMVSPTTPSDVSSGPISPMDARRSRDDSDPNDGH; from the exons ATGGCATTGCCATTGGCAAATTACTTCTCAATTACTG ATTCAAGAAATAATGTCGAGAAAATCAAAGTAAAAGCTAAGGAAGTGTTGAATTTAACAGGTGAAGAATGTATCAtggttaagtttgatatttataatGAACCATTTGGTGAAGCACGTAGACTTCTTTC GGTTGAAAATAAGCTTAACATGTGGAATGAAGTTGATGATCCACTTAAAAGTAAAGTTCAAATTATGGATAAGGTGTCGGACGGGATTCCACCTGATCAGTGGATTTCTTTTATTGAATACAATTTTAAAGAATCAACAAAG aaaatgcgTCAAAGGAATCGTGAAAATCGAAAGAAACAGACAATTCCTCACACTGGTGGCTCCAAAGCCAATGCTACAAGAAGGGCTGAAATG atggCCGAGACTCTACAGTGGCCAGGACAAGTACAAATGTACATTGCTACTCATAAGAATCAAGATGGAGCATATGTTAATGAAGCGGCAAAAGAAATATGT GAAAAAATTGAGTCAGCTTTGAGCCAAAGCACCACAGATGAGTCTCAAGTTTCACCAAATGATACCGTTGGTAAGGGGCTAGGGCAAAAACACTTTGGAAGGGTGAGATGTTTAGGATTAGGAGTTTTTCCTAGTAGAGTTTTTCAACAAGTTAGACCTCGTTTTGGTGGTACAAGTGCATCAAGTAGTGGAGGTTCTTGTTTGTTCCAATGTCGAGAAAACTACAATCAAATAATGAATTCTCACAATCAAATACTGAGTGCTTTGAAGGAATATatgataatgaaagaaggaatgaTACCTGAACAATTTGTGGGGCTCTTTGATTCTCCTTCAATGGTTTCTCCCACAACA ccaagtgatgtGTCCAGTG